The following are encoded together in the Flavobacterium sp. TR2 genome:
- a CDS encoding FecR family protein → MQKQYKHLFKRYSEEKSSEKEKKIIDTYFNKIQYNGITEQNIDNVLGDRILLKIEERLERKKKTYYYRISASVAAVILLGTLLFTFNSIFKTNHFITVAAQFGEQKNVRLPDSSVVYLNSGSSIVYPEHFGEDSREITLKGEAYFEVVHKEKHPFIISSAHFKTQVLGTRFIVTNYEKGLASVTVVSGKVKVTDQHSSKSEIITKNQRVSYDDVSGAFIRSNNIESSNYLAWREGRIFFDHAQIDQVLLTLQRKYNVVLKLDSKPYQCNTISGNFSGNDIEKILSSIRFINDMEYSTIKNDTIKIKLKPCKN, encoded by the coding sequence ATGCAAAAACAGTACAAGCATCTTTTTAAAAGATACAGTGAAGAGAAATCTTCTGAAAAGGAAAAAAAAATAATAGATACTTATTTTAACAAAATTCAATATAACGGTATTACAGAACAGAATATTGATAATGTTTTGGGAGATCGTATTTTGCTTAAAATAGAAGAACGTTTAGAAAGAAAAAAGAAAACCTATTATTATAGAATTTCGGCATCTGTTGCGGCTGTTATACTTTTAGGAACGTTGCTGTTTACTTTTAATTCTATTTTTAAAACGAATCATTTTATTACTGTTGCTGCACAATTTGGTGAGCAAAAAAATGTACGATTACCTGATTCCTCAGTGGTTTATTTAAACTCAGGAAGCAGTATAGTTTATCCGGAACACTTTGGAGAAGATTCCAGAGAAATTACTTTAAAAGGAGAAGCTTATTTTGAAGTTGTACACAAAGAAAAACATCCATTTATAATTTCTTCAGCTCATTTTAAAACGCAGGTTCTGGGAACCAGATTTATTGTAACCAATTATGAAAAAGGTCTTGCGTCAGTAACGGTTGTTTCCGGAAAGGTAAAAGTTACAGATCAGCATTCATCTAAATCCGAAATTATCACTAAAAATCAGAGAGTGAGTTATGATGATGTTTCAGGGGCTTTTATAAGATCTAATAATATCGAATCATCAAATTACCTGGCATGGAGAGAGGGAAGAATCTTTTTTGATCACGCTCAGATAGATCAGGTATTGCTAACACTACAGAGAAAATACAATGTGGTACTGAAACTGGATTCAAAACCTTATCAATGCAATACTATTAGTGGAAATTTCTCAGGCAATGACATCGAAAAAATCTTAAGCAGTATTCGTTTCATTAATGATATGGAATATAGCACAATTAAAAATGACACCATAAAAATTAAACTAAAACCCTGTAAAAACTAG
- a CDS encoding RNA polymerase sigma factor, translating to MNAEYNTFLDKKPVFNKVYQQNWKALYSFAFNILRDKESTEDIIQEIFIDFWVRMNDTDIQNYTAYLFQAVRNQCAKRLRYKKLTVFELQVLEESIQLIDEEEFFEFPKEQIVEQVRQKAHEILPPKCLDIFNLRFYEKLSIKDIAEYKKISVSTVENQINKALKMLKTENDYFIKLLAILIFCS from the coding sequence GTGAACGCAGAATACAATACTTTTTTAGACAAAAAACCTGTTTTCAATAAAGTTTACCAGCAGAACTGGAAAGCCCTTTATTCTTTTGCTTTTAATATTTTGCGTGATAAAGAATCAACAGAAGATATTATTCAGGAAATATTTATTGACTTTTGGGTACGAATGAATGATACTGATATTCAAAATTATACAGCATATTTGTTTCAGGCAGTTCGAAACCAATGCGCTAAAAGGCTTAGATATAAGAAACTAACAGTTTTTGAATTACAAGTTTTAGAAGAATCTATACAATTGATAGATGAGGAAGAATTTTTTGAATTTCCAAAAGAGCAGATCGTTGAGCAAGTCAGACAAAAGGCACATGAAATTTTACCTCCTAAGTGCCTTGATATCTTTAATCTTAGATTTTATGAAAAGCTGAGCATTAAAGATATTGCTGAATATAAAAAGATATCAGTAAGTACAGTTGAAAATCAAATTAATAAGGCTTTAAAAATGTTAAAGACAGAAAATGATTACTTCATTAAATTATTGGCCATCCTTATTTTTTGTTCTTAG